The nucleotide window NNNNNNNNNNNNNNNNNNNNNNNNNNNNNNNNNNNTTGATATATATTAAGACAGAGAGATTTAATCATTATATTTGGAACAAAAACCTAAACATCCAATCAGAATAACTTTGAAGATGATGTGCCGACAACATGAACTTTTCTCTATCTAGAAATAAATTTAACATTAACtacatgtaaaataaaaaaattaacattgtgtgatttattttatatatgttgaGCGTTATTTGATATTATTAAGGTGATCAATTCGAAATTTATAcataatgtataaaatattttatatattattatctatGAAAATGTCATTCTactttaaacaaaaatataaatatgactATATAGAAGTAAGATAAGTATATTATTAAATCTAaatgtataatttaaaatagatgtctctttcaattttaatataattattaaatataacagtaaaaatcaattatttatataatttttcttacaTTAAAACATGAATAAGTGAAGGTGAATTATATGGTAAAGATGTAAGTTTACagattttttctttaataaaatgaaagagAGATTAGTAAAGGTAGAAACCacattttgaataataataaaataataaaaattaattataaaagaaattatattcTCTCTTTATACCACTCTAATCTGTACAGTAGAGTGCCCCGTGAATAAAAAGTCGGATTAGATTATCTTATCGCTTCGACAATAGATGAACTCAAATTAAACTACCTTATTAGCCTCTATAATTTACATTGTCAAGAGAGATGAAGTCAAATCTCTTGGCTTATACAATTTACGTTAACTAAAGTTTTCTTATTGTCATTCTGTCTTTGTATATTGAAGATTTTGAACAATAAACAATTAGGCAGTTGAGGAaaatacattatatatatatgtatagtgGGTAgcatattgcataaaaaaaatttcctttATATTTTTACATACACATGCAGGTCTACTTTTTTAAAGTTTGTCTCTTGAGGATGAAATTATATATCTTCATTGTATGATTGTGCCGTTGAGGAAAatacattatatatatgtacaaGTTGGACAGACAATAGGGGTAAAACCAGTGGGTGGCAGCCTGGCAAATGTAGTCATAACATACATGTGGGATTGTGGGCTCAATATCATATTAACCAATAAATAGTTAATTtggaataattatatattattaccttatttgtttatatatatgaaTGTTCTCTAAGTCAATTGTCATAAGTTATAGGTATAAGGTCTGTTTGATTGGGCCATATATGAATATGATGGGTCTGTATATACATGTCCCACACACATTGTTTTGTTGTGTTACCTCGTTGGCGATTATAGATAACACAGCAATACAGATTCTGAGTACTTGAATAGTTGTTGATATAATGTGGTCGCCAAATACTTCATTCTGGTGGTGGTGGATAAGCATAAGCTGTCATTTTCGATCATACTAGACATCACCTGTGTTTGTGTAAATAATGAACAGCCGAGAAATATCTGTCTCAGATAAACACAGAGTGGTAGGTCCAATTGCACCTTATCCTTCAGCTCTGTTAATACCTGTGCTATAACTATAGATTCAGCCCACGTTCCTACTAAGCAACGGGTAATCCTCAAATTGGGCCATTTTCAAGTCAGCCCAACAAAAGCAAATCTAATCCATGCGGTCTCATTCAAGTAAATTTTTATAGTAGTTTCTGAAATTCAGACGATTACTAAATTTGATTAGGAAAAACTaacatttgtacccatgaattTTATGAACgctgacaaaagtacccattaaacaagaaaactaacgttgtacccatgaaagatgAGTTCCGTGTGACAATAGTATCCAAATCGTGATTTTTcgttgactttttaataaaattctcaaATTACCCCTTCTATCTTCTTTCCCAAATTCCAAATTTCACAACCCTCATCTTTCGTCTTCCTCCTCTGCTGCTGCCAGCCACCAGGCATGATCTCTTTGGCGCTTGGGAACATCAGCAGCAAGAAGCTGTTGTtggatagaggagagttgtTGGTGCCTCTCGCGGCGCTTGGAAGCGGGAACCCAAGTGCTCTTCACATGGGTTTGGCAATCGAAGCCACGGCTCTTGCAGCATGTCCTGCACCGCATGTGAGAGCAATCCTTCTTCGCCTGGTTCCCACAGTCCTAGCAGCTAATCCCACCTGCTCCACTTGCTGCTCCGCTCCCCACGGCCGACGCCGTCACCAGGAAGGCCGATCTCGAGGGTGACTGATCGTCGGACACGGTGGTTGGACCCACTCCTAGAGCAGCCGCGAAGCTGTAAAGATCTTGCTTGAGGTATGAGGTCGTGTTCcggttggtgatgatgatgatgatggttccACAGCTCCAAGCCACTTCGGTACGAGGAAACGTCTTCATTCTTGTACCAGTAAAAGGTGTCGGAGGGAGGA belongs to Arachis duranensis cultivar V14167 chromosome 8, aradu.V14167.gnm2.J7QH, whole genome shotgun sequence and includes:
- the LOC107462205 gene encoding protein EXPRESSION OF TERPENOIDS 1-like: MKTFPPSDTFYWYKNEDVSSYRSGLELWNHHHHHHQPEHDLIPQARSLQLRGCSRSGSNHRVRRSVTLEIGLPGDGVGRGERSSKWSRTCCKSRGFDCQTHVKSTWVPASKRRERHQQLSSIQQQLLAADVPKRQRDHAWWLAAAEEEDER